In Vigna unguiculata cultivar IT97K-499-35 chromosome 3, ASM411807v1, whole genome shotgun sequence, a single genomic region encodes these proteins:
- the LOC114177067 gene encoding aldose 1-epimerase-like, translating to MTKVLLVLCFLLGLLFLVQAHGNHKKIGFYELKRGNFKLNFTNYGATILSVVTPDKHGKLADIVLGYDSIDSYKNDTTYFGALIGRVANRIGGAKFTLDGKTYHLPANDHGNTLHGGTRGFSDVIWSVESHKKHSHVTFSYHSHENEQGFPGKLKVQVTYKLIGAHQLAVKMIAKSVDKATPVNLAQHTYWNLGGHNSGDILSHNVQIFGSYITPVDKVLIPTGETRSVKGTPYDFLEPKKVVTHIRELPDLYDMNYVLDKSFQKQLSKAAVVRDPVSGRNMELWSNQLGMQFYTSGQLNGTKGKHGAIYHKFAAIALETQGFPDSVNHPYFPTQIVKPGETYEHIMLYRFTAS from the exons ATGACTAAGGTGTTGTTGGTGTTATGTTTTCTCTTGGGGCTTCTGTTCCTTGTTCAGGCTCATGGCAATCATAAGAAAATTGGGTTCTATGAATTGAAGAGAGGAAATTTCAAGCTGAATTTCACAAATTATGGTGCTACAATTCTGTCTGTCGTAACACCTGATAAACACG GGAAACTAGCTGATATTGTTCTTGGCTATGATTCCATTGATTCTTACAAG AATGACACAACTTATTTCGGGGCTCTGATTGGACGAGTGGCCAATAGGATTGGAGGAGCTAAATTCACTTTGGATGGCAAAACCTACCACTTACCCGCAAATGATCACGGGAACACACTTCACG GTGGCACAAGAGGCTTCAGTGACGTTATATGGTCAGTGGAATCCCACAAGAAACACAGTCATGTAACATTTAGCTATCACAGTCACGAAAACGAACAAG GGTTTCCTGGAAAACTTAAAGTCCAAGTGACTTACAAGCTAATAGGAGCACACCAACTGGCTGTGAAAATGATTGCGAAGTCAGTGGATAAAGCCACACCAGTGAATCTTGCGCAGCATACTTACTGGAACCTTGGGGGACACAACAGTGGTGACATTCTTTCTCACAATGTTCAGATCTTTGGTTCATACATCACACCCGTGGACAAGGTTCTCATTCCCACCGGCGAAACCAGATCTGTAAAGGGCACCCCGTATGATTTCCTTGAACCAAAAAAAGTTGTAACCCACATTCGTGAGCTTCCGGATCTATATGATATGAACTATGTGCTGGACAAAAGCTTCCAAAAGCAGTTAAGCAAGGCTGCGGTAGTGAGAGACCCTGTCTCTGGGAGGAACATGGAGCTGTGGTCAAACCAACTCGGTATGCAGTTCTATACTAGTGGCCAGTTGAATGGTACCAAAGGCAAGCATGGGGCCATATACCACAAGTTTGCTGCCATTGCCTTGGAGACACAGGGTTTCCCGGATTCTGTGAATCACCCTTATTTTCCAACACAGATTGTGAAGCCTGGGGAGACTTACGAGCACATCATGCTTTACAGATTCACAGCTAGCTAG
- the LOC114179775 gene encoding F-box/kelch-repeat protein SKIP11-like, with protein sequence MDVSNKKGSQEGDAPRKLFKPSNDPKEEGGQENEQNHETEIPDKTPRIGELYKDLSINVLLKLSRSDYGLVAALNSSFRTLIRSGELYRLRREMGVVEHWIYFSCNLHQWEAYDPNRERWMKLPKMPRNDCFMCSDKESLGVGTDLLVFGRDVSAPVVYGYSLLTNTWSIAVEMNIPRCLFASASIGGIAIVAGGVDPVGNVLNVAELYNSDTRKWETLPNMHRKRRMTSGVFMDGKFYVIGGIAEDNKTELTSGEEYDLERKTWREIPDMFPPRGGEVNIGAPPLVAVVNNVLFSADCNQHIVRRYEKGSNKWVTIGDLPERTSSVHGWGIGFRACGNRLMVIGGLTAESAGVTEINSWIPGEYPLQWNILGRRHIGSFVSNCAVMGC encoded by the coding sequence ATGGATGTCTCAAACAAAAAGGGTTCCCAGGAAGGAGATGCGCCAAGAAAGTTGTTCAAACCTTCAAATGATCCCAAAGAGGAGGGTGGCCAAGAGAATGAACAAAACCATGAAACTGAGATTCCTGACAAGACCCCACGTATTGGAGAACTGTACAAGGATCTCTCTATCAATGTTCTCCTAAAACTGTCAAGGTCTGATTATGGTTTAGTTGCTGCATTGAACAGTAGTTTTCGAACTCTGATTCGGAGTGGAGAACTGTATCGGCTGAGGCGGGAAATGGGTGTGGTAGAGCATTGGATTTACTTCTCTTGCAATCTCCACCAATGGGAGGCATATGATCCAAACCGTGAGCGGTGGATGAAGTTGCCAAAAATGCCTCGTAACGATTGCTTTATGTGTTCGGACAAGGAGTCTTTGGGTGTTGGTACTGATCTTCTTGTTTTCGGAAGGGATGTATCGGCTCCAGTGGTTTATGGATATAGCCTTTTGACCAACACCTGGTCAATTGCTGTAGAAATGAACATTCCCAGATGCTTGTTTGCATCTGCAAGCATTGGAGGAATAGCCATAGTGGCTGGTGGTGTTGACCCAGTGGGTAATGTGTTGAACGTAGCTGAGCTTTATAACTCAGACACCAGAAAGTGGGAGACTCTCCCAAACATGCATAGAAAAAGGAGGATGACTTCTGGTGTATTCATGGATGGGAAATTTTATGTGATTGGTGGGATTGCAGAAGACAACAAAACTGAGTTAACCAGCGGTGAGGAGTATGATCTGGAGAGGAAAACATGGCGTGAAATACCGGACATGTTTCCTCCGCGAGGTGGAGAAGTCAATATAGGAGCTCCTCCTTTGGTTGCAGTTGTAAACAATGTGTTGTTTTCTGCAGATTGTAACCAGCATATAGTAAGGAGATATGAGAAAGGGAGTAACAAATGGGTAACCATTGGAGATCTTCCTGAGAGAACATCCTCTGTGCATGGATGGGGAATAGGATTTCGGGCATGTGGGAATCGACTAATGGTTATTGGTGGACTTACGGCTGAGAGTGCAGGTGTGACTGAAATCAATTCTTGGATCCCAGGTGAATATCCACTGCAGTGGAACATCCTTGGCAGAAGACACATAGGGAGTTTTGTCAGCAACTGCGCAGTCATGGGATGCTGA
- the LOC114177066 gene encoding probable serine/threonine-protein kinase PBL3 has product MGNFCARCKNDGNLNPHTCSEVPSRGTQLFVHSNPNGYGHVEGGKPEILPTPRSVGDILSSPHLKPFTLCDLKKATRNFEPYNLIGEGGFGNVYKGRINETKSFGGTISGSGTDVAVKRLKPDGFQGHKEWLSEVNHLGQLHHQNLVKLIGYCVEGENRLLVYEYMPNGSLEDHIFRKGRKPLPWATRIKIATGAARGLSFLHDSKQQIIYRDFKASNILIDSEFNAKLSDFGLAKAGPTGDHSYVSTQVLGTHGYAAPEYIATGRLTSRCDVYSFGVVLLEILSGRHAIDNTKSGVERNLVEWARPYLGDRRKLFRIMDTRLEGQYPQKAAYTVAIIALQCISDAKSRPQMSEVLSALEHLPSTRRSASPTQTHT; this is encoded by the exons ATGGGAAATTTCTGTGCTCGCTGCAAGAATGATGGCAATTTGAATCCCCACACATGTTCTG AAGTTCCCAGTAGAGGCACCCAGTTGTTCGTTCATTCAAATCCAAACGGGTATGGACACGTTGAGGGAGGGAAACCTGAGATTCTTCCTACTCCAAGATCTGTAGGGGACATACTTTCATCCCCACATTTAAAACCCTTCACATTATGTGATCTTAAGAAGGCCACAAGAAATTTTGAGCCTTATAATCTTATTGGAGAAGGAGGATTTGGAAATGTTTACAAGGGGAGGATTAATGAAACTAAATCCTTCGGGGGTACAATTTCTGGATCTGGAACAGATGTAGCTGTTAAGAGGCTTAAGCCTGATGGCTTTCAAGGGCACAAGGAGTGGCTG TCTGAAGTCAATCATCTTGGCCAACTTCACCACCAGAATCTCGTCAAACTTATTGGATACTGCGTGGAAGGAGAGAACCGACTTCTAGTGTATGAGTACATGCCCAACGGAAGCTTGGAAGATCATATATTTCGCA AGGGCAGAAAACCACTTCCCTGGGCTACAAGAATCAAGATTGCTACGGGTGCTGCTCGAGGTCTTTCCTTCCTACATGACTCTAAGCAACAAATTATCTACCGTGATTTCAAGGCTTCTAACATTTTGATAGATTCA GAATTTAATGCAAAACTGTCAGACTTTGGATTGGCCAAAGCAGGGCCCACTGGTGATCATTCTTATGTCTCCACTCAAGTTCTGGGCACTCACGGCTATGCTGCTCCTGAATACATTGCTACAG GTCGGTTGACATCAAGGTGTGATGTGTATAGCTTTGGGGTTGTGCTATTGGAAATATTATCAGGACGGCATGCTATTGATAACACAAAATCTGGAGTGGAGCGTAATCTGGTAGAATGGGCAAGACCCTATTTGGGTGATAGGAGGAAGTTGTTCCGGATTATGGATACCAGATTAGAAGGGCAATACCCGCAGAAGGCAGCTTATACAGTTGCAATAATTGCGTTACAGTGTATTTCTGATGCCAAGAGTAGGCCACAAATGTCCGAGGTTTTGTCTGCTTTAGAACACCTTCCATCCACTAGACGTTCAGCTAGCCCCACACAAACCCATACATAG